In Dehalococcoidales bacterium, a genomic segment contains:
- a CDS encoding methylated-DNA--[protein]-cysteine S-methyltransferase, producing the protein MKNSNATDLIYTCEIETPLGTATASATENGLTGLWFNKQKYYPQSANIWSNKPELPIFKDLTAWLSDYFKGANPSLTFQLAPKGTSFQEAVWKILLEIPYGELTTYSAIAKQIAKERNLASMSAQAVGGAVGHNPISIIIPCHRVIGSDRTLTGYAGGLDKKVFLLRLEKVDLAGIE; encoded by the coding sequence ATGAAAAACAGTAACGCAACGGATTTAATTTATACTTGTGAGATTGAAACCCCGCTCGGAACGGCTACGGCTTCAGCAACGGAAAATGGCCTGACCGGATTATGGTTTAATAAACAAAAGTATTATCCGCAAAGTGCGAATATTTGGAGTAACAAACCCGAACTCCCGATCTTTAAAGATTTAACGGCATGGCTTAGCGACTATTTCAAAGGCGCCAATCCTTCGCTTACTTTTCAACTTGCCCCCAAAGGAACTTCTTTTCAGGAGGCGGTTTGGAAGATACTTTTAGAGATACCTTACGGCGAGCTTACCACCTACAGCGCAATCGCCAAACAAATCGCCAAAGAACGTAATCTGGCTTCGATGTCGGCTCAGGCGGTTGGTGGGGCGGTGGGGCATAATCCGATTTCAATCATTATCCCTTGCCATCGTGTTATCGGATCGGATAGAACCCTAACCGGTTACGCGGGGGGGCTTGATAAGAAGGTGTTTCTTTTGCGCTTGGAGAAGGTAGATTTAGCGGGGATAGAGTAG
- a CDS encoding AlkA N-terminal domain-containing protein, with translation MTNNLALNNDHCYSMLGNRDPRFDGRFFVGVTSTGIYCRPVCRVKTPQKENCRFFRSAAAAEEAGFRPCLKCRPELAPHFHSENLTVRRAVAFIETEAQFDSDLYDLAERLNVGTEYLEQSFVAEYGVTPQRYWQTHKMLLAKRLLTDTALSLHEIALSAGFASEQDLKEAFQDKYKLAVDSLRKTLKTNAAKNGEITLSLSYRPPYDWGELIEFLDNRAVAGIERVVNGTYYRTVSIAKGGTAFRGWIAVANRPETNSLSVTLPVSLLPVLSKLLYKIRQLFDLDADPLVIYGNLGALKKHLQGECNEGLRIPGHFDSFETAVRAILGQQVTVKAARTLAMRLAHAFGEKIETPFEDLNVIFPTPEAILKIEPPLEDRLGSLGIIGSRSRSIQGLAEVLANGKASFAEWADPFEELGKFKQIKGIGPWTLQYFAMRIFGHPDAFPHTDYGVKIALPGLSPKEILDLSQNWKPWRSYATVNLWYSLKSEAQNEKQ, from the coding sequence ATGACCAATAATTTAGCGCTTAATAACGATCACTGCTATTCTATGCTGGGTAACCGCGACCCTCGTTTTGACGGGCGGTTTTTTGTGGGGGTAACTTCCACCGGTATTTATTGCCGCCCGGTTTGCCGCGTTAAGACGCCTCAAAAAGAAAATTGCCGGTTTTTTCGTAGTGCGGCAGCGGCGGAGGAAGCGGGGTTTCGCCCATGTTTAAAATGCCGCCCCGAGCTTGCGCCCCATTTTCATTCGGAAAACTTAACCGTTCGCAGGGCGGTGGCGTTTATAGAAACCGAAGCGCAGTTTGACAGCGATCTTTACGATTTGGCGGAAAGGCTTAATGTCGGCACCGAATATCTGGAGCAAAGCTTTGTAGCCGAATACGGGGTTACCCCGCAGCGCTATTGGCAAACCCATAAAATGCTTCTTGCCAAACGTCTTTTAACCGATACCGCTCTCTCCTTGCATGAAATTGCGCTGTCCGCAGGATTTGCGAGCGAACAAGATTTAAAAGAGGCATTTCAAGATAAATATAAACTGGCCGTTGATTCCCTTCGAAAAACGTTAAAAACAAACGCCGCAAAAAACGGTGAAATTACCCTATCGTTAAGTTATCGGCCGCCGTATGATTGGGGCGAACTGATTGAATTTTTGGATAACCGTGCGGTTGCAGGGATTGAAAGAGTTGTAAACGGTACCTATTACCGTACGGTAAGTATTGCCAAAGGGGGCACGGCTTTTCGGGGATGGATTGCGGTTGCGAACCGCCCCGAAACTAATTCGCTATCGGTTACTCTTCCCGTATCGCTGTTACCGGTGTTATCAAAACTGCTTTATAAAATAAGGCAGCTTTTTGACCTTGATGCCGACCCGTTAGTGATTTACGGGAACCTGGGCGCTTTGAAAAAGCATTTACAGGGGGAGTGTAACGAGGGCTTGCGGATTCCGGGGCATTTTGATTCGTTTGAAACGGCTGTTCGTGCTATTTTAGGCCAGCAGGTTACCGTTAAGGCAGCAAGAACGCTGGCGATGCGCTTGGCTCATGCCTTCGGCGAAAAAATTGAAACGCCTTTTGAAGATTTGAACGTTATTTTTCCGACCCCTGAAGCGATTTTAAAAATAGAACCGCCACTTGAAGACCGCCTGGGGAGTTTGGGGATTATCGGTTCCCGCTCACGTTCAATCCAAGGCTTGGCTGAGGTCCTCGCAAATGGGAAGGCTTCTTTTGCCGAGTGGGCCGATCCGTTCGAAGAATTAGGAAAATTCAAGCAAATTAAAGGCATCGGCCCGTGGACACTCCAGTATTTTGCGATGCGTATCTTTGGCCATCCGGATGCTTTCCCACATACCGATTACGGTGTTAAAATTGCCTTACCGGGGCTTTCCCCCAAAGAAATTTTAGATTTATCGCAAAATTGGAAACCTTGGCGGTCTTATGCTACCGTTAACCTATGGTATTCACTTAAATCGGAGGCGCAAAATGAAAAACAGTAA
- a CDS encoding ABC transporter ATP-binding protein, protein MIEINGVTFAYHKNTGNILDDISFDIQKNRCIAILGNNGAGKSTLLKCIDRICPVQRGAVFLEKENILAMSRNAIAQNIAYVPQHNNAIGMTVFDMVLLGRKPYIKWDETAEDRQIVCDIMEKMKLQDFALRNVSELSGGELQRVMLARALAQNPKLLMLDEPTSNLDPHNQHEVLRIVKEIAAEQDTCVAIVIHDLNLAIRYCDRFLFLKDSQVYAYGGMEVVTPENIEAVYNIHVHIIEYMGVNVIVPFPDVPVENDNAKEKPAD, encoded by the coding sequence ATGATTGAGATAAACGGAGTCACTTTCGCATATCATAAAAACACCGGAAATATCCTGGATGATATCAGCTTTGATATCCAAAAAAACAGGTGCATTGCTATTTTAGGCAATAACGGCGCCGGTAAAAGTACGCTTTTAAAATGTATTGACCGTATTTGCCCCGTTCAAAGAGGGGCGGTTTTCCTGGAAAAAGAGAATATCCTTGCGATGAGCCGTAATGCGATTGCCCAAAATATTGCTTATGTTCCGCAACATAACAACGCAATCGGGATGACCGTTTTTGATATGGTGCTTCTGGGACGTAAACCGTACATTAAATGGGATGAAACGGCAGAGGACCGCCAAATAGTGTGCGATATAATGGAAAAAATGAAGCTGCAAGATTTCGCTTTGCGGAATGTTTCAGAGCTTTCGGGCGGGGAATTGCAAAGGGTGATGCTGGCGCGAGCCTTGGCGCAGAACCCGAAACTTTTGATGCTTGATGAACCGACCAGTAACCTGGACCCTCACAATCAACACGAAGTGCTTAGAATCGTAAAGGAAATTGCCGCCGAGCAAGATACCTGCGTGGCAATTGTAATCCATGATCTCAACTTAGCTATCCGTTATTGCGACCGCTTCCTGTTTTTAAAGGATTCGCAGGTCTATGCTTACGGCGGAATGGAAGTCGTAACGCCTGAAAACATTGAGGCAGTTTACAATATACACGTTCATATTATCGAATATATGGGCGTTAATGTGATTGTCCCCTTCCCCGATGTGCCGGTCGAAAACGATAATGCCAAAGAAAAGCCCGCAGACTAA
- a CDS encoding iron ABC transporter permease yields MKENRVTQQFQLYDAFVRRKRLSFTVAILATVLVAFFAVGAGSLNIPLPEVIKVLFGQGSDLSNMVVMNIRLPRVVASILVGAILAVAGAVMQCVLRNPLASPSTLGVSQGAAFGAALGIIVFGGGVVNTSSAATAITINNPYIVTLSAFLCGSLSTVVVILLSRLKRDLGPAGLILAGVALSSLFAGGTTLLQYFADETKISTVVFWTFGNMGAAGWPELLILLVVFVGAMIYFLLNRWNYNAMVSGTDTAQSLGVNTRSVMLVSMSISTLIAAVAVSFVGIVSFVGLVAPHIMRRFVGNDYRYLIPTSAVAGALLLILADTFGRLVIAPVILPIGAITSFLGAPLFLFLLFRGMKAYD; encoded by the coding sequence ATGAAAGAAAATCGCGTTACACAACAATTTCAATTATATGATGCTTTTGTAAGGCGCAAAAGGCTTTCTTTTACGGTTGCAATTCTGGCAACTGTACTGGTGGCCTTTTTTGCGGTCGGTGCCGGCTCGCTGAATATCCCCCTCCCCGAAGTAATCAAGGTTCTGTTCGGGCAAGGCTCGGATCTCTCCAATATGGTTGTTATGAATATCAGGTTACCTCGGGTTGTGGCATCAATATTGGTTGGCGCAATTCTGGCGGTTGCCGGTGCCGTAATGCAGTGCGTGTTGCGTAACCCGCTGGCCTCGCCCTCAACACTGGGTGTTTCACAGGGGGCCGCATTCGGCGCGGCGTTGGGAATTATAGTTTTCGGCGGCGGCGTCGTTAATACCAGTTCCGCCGCTACCGCAATCACAATCAATAACCCTTATATTGTAACGCTAAGCGCCTTTTTGTGCGGCTCGTTATCAACGGTTGTTGTGATTCTTTTATCGAGGTTAAAAAGGGATTTGGGGCCGGCAGGGCTTATCCTTGCCGGTGTTGCTTTAAGTTCTCTTTTTGCTGGCGGTACGACCCTTTTGCAATATTTTGCGGATGAAACCAAAATCAGTACGGTGGTCTTTTGGACCTTTGGCAATATGGGGGCGGCAGGCTGGCCGGAGCTTTTGATACTGTTAGTTGTCTTTGTTGGGGCAATGATTTATTTTTTGTTAAATCGCTGGAATTACAATGCAATGGTAAGCGGAACCGATACAGCCCAGAGTTTAGGTGTTAATACGCGCTCGGTAATGCTTGTAAGTATGTCCATCAGCACACTGATTGCCGCCGTTGCCGTATCTTTTGTGGGGATTGTCAGCTTTGTGGGGCTTGTTGCGCCGCATATAATGCGCCGTTTTGTCGGAAATGATTACCGCTACCTGATTCCGACTTCCGCGGTTGCCGGAGCCTTGCTTCTGATTCTGGCCGATACGTTTGGCAGGCTGGTGATTGCGCCGGTCATACTTCCGATAGGGGCGATTACATCATTTTTGGGGGCTCCCCTATTCCTGTTCTTATTATTCAGAGGGATGAAGGCATATGATTGA
- a CDS encoding ABC transporter substrate-binding protein, translating into MKKITAFILSILIVLGGFVGCAGNGGNGADETRPITDSAGRTVEIPLKVERIVPLGNAPRMVTYLGLSDKVVGYSGSDPTKATPVTAYAYANRETWANVPIVGTDSAGATAYYPEEIIGVNPDVIICSYPKELADEIQTKTGTPVVIVPQGELFGKDYEQALRIIGDVCGVSDRAEDVINYINNSLADLKARASAIADADKPTVLGAAATFKGAHGIEGVYTKYAVFQAILANDVTEGLSETASGVLIDKEKVIVWNPQYIFFDSGGVGLVHADYGKNPDFYAQLVAVKDGNLYQYPSSTSYYSNVEIPIVNAYYAASLLYPEQFKDIDFETKANEVFKFFLGVDNYLDELVAVGAGYGKVTIGN; encoded by the coding sequence ATGAAAAAAATAACAGCATTTATTTTATCAATTCTAATCGTACTCGGAGGGTTTGTCGGCTGTGCCGGTAACGGAGGAAACGGAGCCGATGAAACAAGACCGATTACCGACAGCGCCGGTCGGACAGTGGAAATTCCCTTAAAGGTTGAAAGGATTGTACCGCTCGGGAATGCCCCTCGTATGGTTACCTATCTCGGTTTATCAGATAAAGTAGTCGGTTACAGCGGCTCGGATCCGACAAAAGCGACTCCCGTAACTGCTTATGCCTATGCCAACAGAGAAACATGGGCTAATGTACCGATTGTCGGTACGGATTCAGCCGGTGCAACGGCTTATTACCCGGAGGAAATCATTGGCGTTAACCCCGATGTAATAATTTGTTCATATCCCAAAGAACTGGCGGATGAAATCCAAACTAAAACGGGAACCCCCGTTGTAATTGTCCCGCAGGGTGAATTGTTTGGGAAAGACTATGAACAAGCGCTGCGCATAATCGGAGATGTCTGCGGAGTCAGTGATAGAGCGGAAGATGTAATTAATTACATCAATAATTCATTGGCGGACTTAAAAGCCAGGGCTTCGGCGATAGCTGATGCCGATAAACCCACCGTGTTGGGGGCTGCCGCAACCTTTAAAGGCGCTCACGGGATAGAAGGGGTTTATACCAAATACGCCGTATTCCAAGCGATTTTGGCAAACGATGTTACCGAAGGGCTATCCGAAACAGCCAGCGGTGTTCTGATTGATAAAGAAAAAGTTATCGTTTGGAATCCGCAATATATTTTCTTTGATAGTGGCGGTGTCGGTTTGGTGCATGCCGATTACGGGAAAAACCCTGATTTTTATGCTCAACTGGTTGCCGTTAAAGATGGCAATCTCTATCAGTATCCGAGTTCAACCTCCTATTATTCAAACGTTGAAATTCCGATTGTAAATGCCTATTATGCGGCAAGCTTACTTTATCCGGAACAATTTAAGGATATTGATTTTGAAACAAAGGCCAATGAGGTATTTAAGTTCTTTTTAGGTGTCGATAATTACCTCGATGAACTTGTCGCAGTCGGCGCCGGTTACGGTAAAGTTACAATCGGAAATTAG
- a CDS encoding FmdE family protein, producing MNKKLWEKAVAFHGHECPGLAIGFKACEAAFEKMGIGVSDDEQIVCITENDACGVDAVQALLSCTFGKGNLIYCGTGKQAFSFYNRADGQKMRVYLKVSRKDEIDRNDWKEYLLQAPVDEIFSFSEPQFELPERARLFKSLTCSVCGENAAEFQMRFQDGEAVCISCNKDYNRGW from the coding sequence ATGAATAAAAAGTTATGGGAAAAAGCGGTGGCGTTTCACGGGCACGAGTGTCCGGGGCTGGCGATTGGCTTTAAGGCCTGCGAGGCAGCGTTTGAGAAAATGGGTATTGGCGTGTCGGATGACGAACAAATAGTCTGCATTACCGAAAATGATGCCTGTGGGGTGGATGCCGTGCAAGCCCTTTTAAGTTGTACCTTCGGCAAAGGTAATCTAATCTACTGCGGTACCGGGAAGCAGGCGTTTTCCTTTTATAATCGTGCTGACGGTCAAAAAATGCGGGTTTATTTAAAGGTTTCCAGAAAAGACGAAATAGACCGCAACGATTGGAAAGAATACCTCTTGCAAGCGCCCGTTGATGAAATCTTTAGCTTTTCCGAACCCCAATTTGAGCTGCCGGAAAGGGCCAGGCTTTTTAAAAGCCTGACATGCTCCGTGTGCGGTGAGAATGCGGCGGAATTCCAAATGCGTTTTCAGGACGGCGAAGCCGTTTGTATCAGTTGCAATAAAGATTATAATAGAGGTTGGTAG
- the tsaA gene encoding tRNA (N6-threonylcarbamoyladenosine(37)-N6)-methyltransferase TrmO, whose product MDVEKDTAAPECIQLKPIGFVSNQIQKPVHSKGMQTLSWQERVKKMREQKETVSEIEVLPEYADMLSGTEEFSHLMILYWAHLIPQEEQMGTRVFPFGNQEDFPEVGIFATHSPKRPNGILVTPVRLLERNGNILKVTGLDAVNGSPVLDIKSFVPENSGDEIRTPEWHKKMKELIK is encoded by the coding sequence ATGGATGTTGAAAAAGATACTGCGGCGCCCGAATGCATACAACTAAAACCGATTGGTTTTGTATCTAACCAAATCCAAAAGCCGGTTCATTCAAAAGGAATGCAAACCCTATCCTGGCAGGAGAGGGTTAAAAAAATGCGTGAGCAAAAAGAAACGGTCTCCGAAATTGAGGTCCTTCCCGAATATGCGGATATGCTTAGCGGCACTGAAGAATTTTCACATCTGATGATTCTCTATTGGGCGCACTTAATTCCGCAAGAAGAACAAATGGGAACACGCGTTTTCCCGTTTGGAAATCAAGAAGATTTCCCCGAGGTCGGCATTTTTGCGACTCACAGCCCGAAAAGGCCAAACGGAATTTTGGTTACCCCCGTGCGTTTGTTGGAGCGAAACGGCAACATTCTGAAGGTAACCGGCCTTGATGCCGTTAACGGCAGCCCTGTATTGGATATTAAAAGTTTTGTGCCGGAAAACAGCGGCGACGAAATAAGAACCCCTGAATGGCATAAAAAAATGAAAGAACTTATAAAATAA
- a CDS encoding zinc ribbon domain-containing protein — MYYQTNDEIARKLLQTTVQIEKNAEFASSALKKINRVNPLNTVPPLQICRALVILNDSEANDKKPEAAAVLVDLLNNKPIELKCQQCGEPFEAGMKFCENCGNKL; from the coding sequence ATGTACTATCAGACAAATGACGAGATTGCCCGCAAGTTATTGCAAACTACGGTTCAAATCGAAAAAAATGCCGAATTTGCTTCCTCCGCATTAAAGAAAATAAACAGGGTCAACCCGCTAAATACGGTTCCCCCGTTGCAAATATGCCGGGCGCTTGTTATCTTAAACGATTCCGAGGCCAATGATAAGAAGCCGGAAGCGGCTGCCGTATTGGTGGATCTTCTTAATAATAAGCCGATTGAATTAAAATGCCAACAGTGCGGAGAACCGTTTGAAGCCGGAATGAAGTTTTGTGAAAATTGCGGCAATAAATTGTAA
- a CDS encoding DUF364 domain-containing protein: MKNSIQARIINALKQGSEGVGVTDVRIGLGYTCVKLDNGNLGLAWTAQNTSGSCTHENRAGKLAGSSASELLESLVDNAKPLSRTIGLATANALISGLPRPQTAEEDILDLVGVTADDKVAMVGFFGPIIVKLKKIGCKLDILELKNDRPGTVSPEDGQTALSNCSVAIITATSIITNTFDDLVGRLNNPRAVIVLGPSTPMYPQVFANTPVTHLAGSLVKDAAMAAKVVSEGGGTMLLRPYLDFRTICL; encoded by the coding sequence ATGAAAAACTCAATCCAAGCAAGAATAATTAACGCCTTAAAACAGGGTTCAGAAGGTGTTGGAGTAACTGATGTTCGTATCGGGCTGGGGTATACCTGTGTTAAGCTTGATAACGGCAACTTGGGGCTGGCATGGACTGCTCAAAACACAAGCGGCAGCTGCACCCATGAAAACAGAGCCGGTAAACTGGCCGGCAGCTCCGCCTCGGAACTTTTGGAATCGTTAGTGGATAACGCCAAACCCCTCTCGCGAACAATCGGCTTGGCAACCGCCAACGCATTGATTTCCGGCTTGCCGCGCCCGCAAACAGCGGAAGAAGACATTCTGGATTTAGTGGGTGTCACAGCGGATGACAAGGTGGCAATGGTTGGGTTTTTCGGGCCAATAATCGTTAAGCTAAAGAAAATAGGATGCAAACTCGATATCCTGGAATTAAAAAACGACAGGCCGGGAACCGTTTCGCCAGAAGACGGGCAAACAGCGCTTTCGAATTGCAGCGTGGCAATTATCACCGCAACCTCTATTATCACGAACACTTTTGACGATTTAGTCGGCAGACTCAATAATCCGCGGGCCGTAATCGTTCTTGGGCCGTCAACGCCAATGTACCCGCAGGTTTTTGCAAATACACCGGTAACACACTTGGCAGGTTCTTTGGTTAAAGATGCAGCGATGGCAGCAAAGGTTGTCTCCGAAGGCGGCGGAACGATGCTGCTTAGACCTTATCTGGATTTTAGAACAATCTGCCTTTAA
- a CDS encoding AzlC family ABC transporter permease, whose protein sequence is MFGYIFLGIGFGILLQEAGYNVLWALFGSLFIYAGSIQYLMIPLLVTGAPILTVAVMTLLINSRHIFYGIGFIDQFRGMGRKYPYMVLALTDETYVLLSTCKYPPEVDRDKAAFYISLFNHGWWIFGSVLGVLIGTLIPFDMTGIDFCMTALFVVLLTNHIKQTKKLIPVVIGIISALLFLLLLGPANFILPSLCLTVVLLALFKNRIDLRKEGAVS, encoded by the coding sequence ATATTCGGATATATTTTCCTGGGGATTGGCTTCGGTATCCTCTTGCAGGAAGCGGGATACAACGTGCTGTGGGCGCTTTTTGGCAGTCTCTTTATTTATGCCGGATCAATCCAATACTTAATGATACCGCTGCTTGTTACCGGCGCCCCGATTCTAACTGTTGCCGTGATGACCTTACTGATTAACTCCCGTCATATTTTTTACGGTATCGGTTTTATTGACCAATTTCGCGGGATGGGGCGGAAATATCCCTACATGGTTTTAGCACTTACCGATGAAACTTATGTTTTGTTAAGCACATGTAAATATCCTCCGGAAGTTGACCGCGATAAAGCCGCTTTTTACATTTCCTTATTCAATCACGGTTGGTGGATTTTCGGCTCCGTATTGGGTGTTTTAATAGGCACGCTGATTCCTTTTGATATGACCGGCATTGATTTCTGCATGACGGCTTTATTTGTTGTTCTGCTTACAAACCATATCAAACAAACCAAAAAATTAATTCCGGTTGTGATTGGCATAATTTCTGCTTTATTGTTTTTGCTGTTATTGGGCCCCGCCAATTTTATACTGCCGTCGCTGTGTTTAACGGTAGTTTTACTGGCACTGTTTAAAAACCGCATCGATCTAAGAAAAGAAGGGGCAGTATCGTAA
- a CDS encoding AzlD domain-containing protein, which produces MSVSVWYAIAVFATVAVCTWVTRALPFMVFGNKKELPPFVTYLGKVLPGAIMATLVIYCLRAIDLTRFPFGLAELISVAFVVVVHLWRKNMFWSIGGGTLCYMILIRTVFPF; this is translated from the coding sequence ATGAGCGTTTCGGTGTGGTATGCCATCGCGGTTTTTGCAACAGTTGCGGTTTGTACTTGGGTAACCAGAGCACTGCCTTTTATGGTCTTTGGCAACAAAAAAGAACTGCCGCCGTTTGTAACCTACCTCGGGAAAGTTTTACCCGGCGCCATAATGGCAACGCTTGTAATTTATTGTTTAAGAGCAATTGATTTAACGCGATTCCCCTTTGGGCTGGCAGAGCTGATTTCGGTTGCCTTTGTTGTTGTCGTTCATTTATGGAGAAAGAACATGTTTTGGAGTATCGGCGGCGGAACCTTATGCTATATGATTTTAATCCGCACCGTTTTTCCTTTTTAG
- a CDS encoding zinc-ribbon domain containing protein encodes MSFKDKTIQCSDCGVTFTFSAEDQEFFQSKGYTNEPKRCQSCRQARKNERGGGGNFSSARRMYPATCGSCGQTTEVPFQPRGDKPVYCSDCYRKIGR; translated from the coding sequence ATGAGTTTCAAGGACAAAACAATCCAGTGTTCCGACTGCGGTGTCACGTTTACTTTCAGCGCTGAAGATCAAGAATTTTTCCAGTCAAAGGGTTATACCAATGAGCCCAAGCGTTGTCAGTCGTGCCGTCAGGCAAGGAAGAACGAACGCGGCGGAGGCGGAAACTTTTCTTCGGCACGTCGTATGTACCCCGCTACTTGCGGCAGCTGCGGCCAAACCACCGAAGTTCCTTTCCAACCGCGCGGTGACAAGCCGGTCTATTGCAGCGATTGCTACAGAAAAATAGGCCGCTAA